In Sphingopyxis sp. CCNWLW2, a single window of DNA contains:
- a CDS encoding RsmB/NOP family class I SAM-dependent RNA methyltransferase, which yields MADRRPPRRPRSSGGADPAGTATRRAALRLIDAILRRGDPLDIAMHAATQGLSATDRAFAVAIVSETLRWMVDLDALIDGATAQILPDDVKSRAVLRIALTQLLVLKSPGHAVVSTALPLVDGGPRRLVHAILSRAQQEEWQLPDRATLPLPTAERWAEQWSLPMVEAAEAAWSAPPPIDLSFAAEPGADEWPDAVSLAPRHRRLPRGQAVETMPGYREGGWWVQDLAASIPARLLGAGGGRTVLDLCAAPGGKTMQLAAAGWNVVAVDSSAKRLERLRANMERTGLSADVVQGDIRSWAPDDQADAVLLDAPCSATGIFRRHPDVLHRIEPRQITEMAELQTELLARAARWVKPGGTLIYATCSLEQAEGEDQVSTFLDHHAGWTVEPARADELPEAITPDSKGFIRTLPDMLADAGGLDGFFVARLRAPSS from the coding sequence ATGGCTGATCGCCGCCCGCCCCGGCGCCCGCGATCGTCGGGCGGAGCCGATCCCGCAGGCACGGCGACGCGCCGCGCTGCGCTGCGGCTGATCGACGCGATCCTGCGACGCGGCGACCCGCTGGATATCGCAATGCATGCCGCCACCCAGGGACTGAGCGCCACCGACCGCGCCTTCGCGGTGGCGATCGTGTCCGAAACGCTGCGCTGGATGGTCGACCTTGACGCACTGATCGACGGTGCAACGGCACAAATCCTCCCGGATGACGTCAAATCGCGGGCTGTGCTGCGGATAGCGCTGACGCAGTTGCTGGTGCTCAAAAGCCCCGGCCATGCCGTCGTATCGACCGCCTTGCCGCTCGTCGATGGCGGGCCGCGAAGGCTGGTCCACGCCATCCTGTCGCGCGCGCAGCAGGAAGAATGGCAACTTCCCGACCGAGCCACGCTCCCCCTGCCCACCGCCGAACGCTGGGCCGAGCAATGGAGCCTGCCGATGGTCGAGGCCGCCGAAGCGGCCTGGAGCGCGCCGCCGCCCATCGATCTCAGCTTCGCCGCCGAACCGGGCGCAGACGAATGGCCCGACGCCGTTTCGCTCGCGCCGCGCCACCGCCGCCTGCCGCGCGGTCAGGCGGTCGAGACGATGCCCGGCTATCGCGAAGGCGGCTGGTGGGTGCAGGATCTGGCGGCAAGCATTCCCGCGCGCCTGCTCGGCGCCGGCGGAGGCCGAACCGTCCTCGACCTCTGCGCCGCGCCGGGCGGCAAGACGATGCAGCTCGCCGCGGCGGGATGGAATGTCGTTGCGGTCGATTCCAGCGCCAAACGCCTCGAACGGCTGCGCGCCAACATGGAGCGTACCGGCCTGTCGGCGGACGTCGTCCAGGGCGACATCCGGTCGTGGGCGCCCGATGATCAGGCCGACGCGGTGCTGCTCGACGCGCCCTGCTCGGCCACCGGCATCTTCCGCCGTCATCCCGACGTGCTCCACCGCATCGAACCACGGCAGATCACCGAAATGGCCGAGCTTCAGACCGAACTGCTGGCGCGTGCGGCGCGATGGGTCAAACCGGGCGGAACGCTGATCTATGCGACCTGCTCGCTCGAGCAGGCCGAGGGCGAAGATCAGGTATCGACCTTCCTCGATCATCACGCCGGATGGACCGTCGAGCCTGCACGCGCGGATGAATTGCCTGAAGCGATAACACCCGACAGCAAAGGCTTCATCCGCACGCTTCCCGACATGCTCGCAGACGCGGGGGGGCTCGACGGATTCTTCGTCGCGCGGCTGCGCGCACCTTCCAGCTAA
- a CDS encoding DUF1674 domain-containing protein: MMGNGVVGVTHEKSYKAGIMTDSSQNGTIGGTPRAVKRPAHVKAPAGWTNSALPSPEPIREDKAEDQPGGRNPVRYGDWELKGVAVDF, translated from the coding sequence ATGATGGGCAACGGCGTGGTTGGCGTGACGCATGAAAAATCCTATAAGGCGGGCATCATGACCGACAGCAGCCAGAATGGAACCATCGGCGGAACGCCTCGCGCTGTAAAGCGCCCTGCGCATGTGAAAGCTCCCGCAGGCTGGACGAACAGCGCGTTGCCGTCGCCCGAGCCGATCCGCGAGGACAAGGCCGAGGACCAACCCGGCGGGCGCAACCCTGTGCGCTATGGCGACTGGGAATTGAAGGGGGTCGCGGTCGACTTCTGA
- a CDS encoding SapC family protein, translating to MATAPAPANLPLFYKDLAPLSSVEHADFHARPLDSAEFLVGQHAIPLTSDEFVSACRFFPIVFSAGENPVPLALMGLNEGINTFVDDEGKLINPVYVPAYIRRYPFLLARLQPDSEDLSLCFDPTSGAIGKFDEGDALFVDGQPSEQVQAVLEFCKNFEEAGQRTGLFMDELKKADLLMDGEVAIQQEGNDKPFIYRGFQMVDENKLRELRGDVLRKLMQNGILALIFAHLFSLQLMREIFSEQVKSGKMPLNTELPTV from the coding sequence ATGGCCACCGCGCCCGCACCTGCCAATCTGCCCCTGTTCTATAAGGACCTTGCCCCGCTTTCGAGCGTCGAGCATGCCGATTTCCACGCTCGTCCGCTCGACAGCGCCGAATTCCTGGTGGGCCAGCACGCCATCCCGCTGACCTCGGACGAATTCGTGTCGGCCTGCCGTTTCTTCCCGATCGTCTTTTCAGCCGGCGAAAATCCGGTTCCGCTCGCGCTGATGGGTCTGAATGAAGGCATCAACACTTTCGTCGACGACGAAGGCAAGCTGATCAATCCGGTCTATGTCCCGGCCTACATCCGCCGCTACCCCTTCCTCCTTGCGCGGCTCCAGCCCGATTCGGAAGATTTGTCGCTGTGCTTCGACCCGACCTCGGGCGCGATCGGCAAGTTTGACGAGGGCGATGCGCTGTTCGTCGACGGCCAGCCGTCGGAACAGGTTCAGGCCGTGCTCGAATTCTGCAAGAATTTCGAAGAAGCCGGCCAGCGCACCGGCCTGTTCATGGACGAACTGAAGAAGGCCGACCTTCTGATGGACGGCGAAGTCGCCATCCAGCAGGAAGGCAATGACAAGCCCTTTATCTACCGCGGCTTCCAGATGGTCGACGAGAACAAGCTGCGCGAACTGCGCGGTGACGTACTCCGCAAGCTGATGCAGAACGGCATCCTCGCCCTGATCTTCGCGCACCTCTTCTCGCTGCAGCTGATGCGCGAAATCTTCTCCGAACAGGTAAAGAGCGGCAAGATGCCCCTCAACACCGAGCTTCCGACCGTTTAA
- a CDS encoding FAD-binding oxidoreductase, translating to MTRPPSESLLDALANLLGPRGYSDDPDAMAPWLTDWRGKYHGRAAAMLSPATTDEVASIVRLCAKTDVALVPQGGNSGMVGGATPDPSGNQLLLSLRRMNRIRHIDEAGQLAVAEAGVILENFHNAVLAHGLRFPLTLGGKGSATIGGLVSTNAGGTQVLRHGSMRALVAGIEAVLPDGSIFDGLAPLKKDNRGYDLRHLFCGAEGTLGIVTAASLRLVPAAAARRTAWIGIDSPESALLLLRRVDAAIGRELEGFELIPHACLDAVLRHIPQTRAPLATAQPWYVLLELAGESDQTLGEALERQLAAALDAGLIRDVVIAKSDRESEDFWRLRDSISEAERADGPALQHDVSVPVDLMPAFIANNPARLARAFPGARALSFGHLGDGNVHHHVQPPADADGAAWLAEHGTAVSRLVYSHVLELGGSISAEHGIGQMKRDILAELDSPARLAALRGVKAGLDPAGIFNPGKLVG from the coding sequence ATGACGCGCCCGCCATCTGAATCTTTGCTCGACGCACTCGCAAATTTGCTCGGCCCCAGGGGCTATAGCGACGACCCGGATGCGATGGCGCCCTGGCTGACCGACTGGCGCGGCAAATATCACGGCCGCGCCGCCGCGATGCTGTCGCCCGCGACCACCGACGAAGTCGCCTCCATCGTGCGACTGTGCGCCAAGACCGACGTCGCGCTGGTCCCCCAGGGCGGCAACAGCGGCATGGTTGGCGGCGCTACACCCGATCCCAGCGGCAATCAGCTTCTGCTCAGCCTGCGGCGCATGAATCGGATACGCCATATCGACGAGGCGGGGCAGCTCGCCGTCGCCGAGGCCGGCGTGATCCTGGAGAATTTCCACAACGCCGTGCTCGCACACGGGCTCCGCTTTCCGCTCACCCTGGGGGGCAAGGGGTCGGCGACGATCGGCGGGTTGGTGTCGACCAACGCCGGCGGCACGCAGGTGCTGCGCCACGGGTCGATGCGCGCGCTGGTAGCAGGTATCGAAGCCGTTCTGCCCGACGGCAGCATTTTCGATGGGCTGGCCCCGCTCAAGAAGGATAATCGCGGCTACGACCTGCGGCATCTGTTTTGCGGTGCCGAAGGCACGCTGGGGATCGTTACCGCCGCGTCGCTGCGTCTCGTTCCCGCGGCTGCAGCGCGGCGGACGGCGTGGATCGGGATCGATTCGCCCGAAAGCGCGCTGCTGCTGCTGCGCCGTGTCGATGCCGCAATCGGGCGCGAACTCGAAGGATTCGAGCTGATCCCGCACGCCTGCCTCGACGCCGTGCTGCGCCATATTCCACAGACGCGCGCACCGCTTGCGACCGCGCAGCCTTGGTATGTCCTGCTCGAACTCGCCGGCGAAAGCGATCAAACCTTGGGCGAAGCCTTGGAACGGCAACTCGCGGCGGCGCTCGACGCCGGACTGATCCGCGATGTCGTGATCGCCAAAAGCGACCGCGAAAGTGAAGATTTCTGGCGCCTGCGCGATTCCATCTCGGAAGCGGAACGGGCAGATGGGCCAGCGTTGCAGCATGACGTCAGCGTGCCCGTCGATTTGATGCCCGCTTTCATCGCCAACAATCCGGCGCGATTGGCGCGGGCCTTTCCGGGGGCACGGGCCCTGTCATTCGGGCACCTCGGCGACGGCAACGTCCACCATCATGTTCAGCCGCCCGCCGACGCCGATGGCGCGGCATGGCTCGCCGAGCATGGCACAGCCGTCAGCCGGCTGGTCTATTCACACGTCCTCGAACTCGGCGGATCAATTTCGGCCGAACATGGCATCGGCCAGATGAAGCGCGACATCCTCGCTGAACTGGACAGCCCGGCGCGCCTGGCCGCTCTTCGCGGGGTCAAGGCCGGACTCGATCCGGCAGGCATTTTCAATCCGGGCAAACTGGTCGGCTGA
- a CDS encoding DEAD/DEAH box helicase yields MKFADIGLSDELLRAIDESGYNEATPIQAGVIPSVLMMRDIIGIAQTGTGKTASFVLPMIDILAHGRARALMPRSLILAPTRELAAQVAENFEKYGKYHKLSMALLIGGVQMGDQVKALEKGVDVLIATPGRLMDLFERGKILLTGCNLLVIDEADRMLDMGFIPDIENICTKLPATRQTLLFSATMPPPIKKLADKFLSNPKTIEVARPASRNENIEQFLVKTSERSKRDTLRDLLDAEDIATAIIFCNRKTTVRELAKSLQRYRYKAGEIHGDMDQSSRIAELDRFKAGTINILVASDVAARGLDVKGVSHVFNFDAPWHPDDYVHRIGRTGRAGAKGRAFTLVTSSDDEAIDNIQKLTGYKIPIHAAGAPAADVAKPDRDEEEGEPRRGRSRGGRSKAAAKPEKAPARPVPAAEAQPAKPREDRKPRSDRKPSHTRQDDLDGPDDGWNGPMPGFLSVGFDS; encoded by the coding sequence ATGAAATTTGCCGACATCGGCCTTTCCGACGAACTTTTGCGCGCCATTGATGAGTCGGGCTATAACGAAGCGACCCCGATCCAGGCGGGCGTCATTCCGTCGGTCCTGATGATGCGCGACATCATCGGCATCGCCCAGACGGGCACCGGCAAGACCGCATCCTTCGTGCTGCCGATGATCGACATCCTTGCCCACGGTCGCGCCCGCGCGCTGATGCCACGCTCGCTAATCCTCGCACCGACACGCGAGCTCGCGGCGCAGGTCGCTGAAAACTTTGAAAAATACGGCAAGTATCACAAGCTATCGATGGCGCTGCTGATCGGCGGCGTCCAGATGGGGGATCAGGTCAAGGCGCTCGAAAAGGGTGTCGACGTGCTGATCGCGACGCCGGGCCGTCTGATGGATCTGTTCGAGCGCGGCAAGATTTTGCTGACCGGTTGCAACCTGCTCGTCATCGACGAGGCCGACCGGATGCTCGATATGGGCTTCATTCCGGACATCGAGAATATCTGCACCAAGCTGCCGGCGACTCGGCAGACGCTGTTGTTCTCGGCAACGATGCCGCCGCCGATCAAGAAGCTGGCCGACAAATTCCTGTCGAACCCGAAGACGATCGAGGTTGCGCGCCCCGCGAGCCGGAACGAGAATATCGAGCAGTTCCTGGTCAAGACATCGGAACGCAGCAAGCGCGACACGCTGCGCGACCTGCTCGATGCCGAAGATATCGCCACCGCGATCATCTTCTGCAATCGCAAGACGACGGTGCGCGAACTCGCGAAATCGCTCCAGCGTTACCGCTACAAGGCGGGTGAGATCCACGGCGACATGGATCAATCGAGTCGTATCGCCGAGCTCGACCGTTTCAAGGCCGGCACGATCAACATATTGGTGGCGTCGGACGTCGCGGCGCGCGGCCTCGACGTCAAGGGCGTCAGCCATGTGTTCAATTTTGACGCGCCATGGCACCCCGACGATTATGTCCACCGCATTGGCCGCACCGGCCGTGCCGGCGCAAAGGGGCGCGCGTTCACGCTGGTCACGTCGTCGGATGACGAGGCGATCGATAATATCCAGAAGCTGACCGGCTACAAGATTCCGATTCACGCGGCCGGCGCGCCGGCGGCCGATGTCGCCAAGCCCGACCGCGACGAAGAAGAAGGCGAACCGCGGCGCGGACGTTCGCGCGGTGGACGCAGCAAAGCTGCTGCGAAGCCCGAGAAGGCACCCGCGCGTCCGGTTCCGGCCGCCGAAGCGCAGCCCGCGAAGCCGCGCGAAGACCGGAAACCGCGGAGCGATCGCAAGCCGTCGCACACCAGGCAGGATGATCTGGACGGCCCCGATGATGGCTGGAACGGCCCGATGCCGGGATTCCTGTCGGTCGGTTTCGACAGCTGA
- a CDS encoding NADP-dependent oxidoreductase produces MAKAWHLTSRPQGLPTIDNFALREVPDAPLEKDQLRIRNLWLSVDPYMRGRMNDAKSYAASFQIDQPMTGGAIGEVIESGMEGFAPGDLILHMGGWRDGGVIGLDMMPNKLPGDMLAAGLTPQTFLHNMGLTGGTAWIGVLRVAAAKPGDTIFVSAAAGAVGSAVVQIAKAREMTVIGSAGGADKCAWVDDLGADATIDYKAGPVLPQLAAALERLGKPGIDVYFDNVGGEHLDAAFATANDFARFAICGMIDVYNDAKPQEMKYIIRSIPARIRMEGFIYTDQFIDCMEEFHADMGGLIASGAVTMRETVHDGLAAAPDAFLGLFAGSNMGKMLVRI; encoded by the coding sequence ATGGCCAAGGCATGGCATTTGACCAGTCGTCCGCAGGGGCTGCCGACGATCGACAATTTCGCGTTGCGCGAGGTGCCCGACGCGCCGCTCGAAAAGGATCAGCTCCGCATCCGCAATCTCTGGCTGTCGGTCGATCCGTACATGCGCGGGCGGATGAACGACGCCAAAAGCTATGCCGCCAGCTTCCAGATCGACCAGCCGATGACCGGCGGGGCGATCGGCGAAGTCATCGAAAGCGGGATGGAGGGCTTCGCTCCGGGCGACCTGATCCTCCACATGGGCGGTTGGCGCGACGGCGGCGTCATCGGTCTCGACATGATGCCCAACAAGCTGCCCGGCGACATGCTGGCCGCGGGCCTGACGCCGCAAACCTTCCTGCATAATATGGGCCTGACCGGCGGAACCGCATGGATCGGCGTGCTCCGCGTCGCGGCGGCGAAGCCCGGCGATACAATATTCGTCTCGGCCGCCGCGGGTGCGGTCGGTTCGGCGGTCGTTCAAATCGCCAAGGCGCGCGAAATGACGGTGATCGGCTCGGCGGGCGGCGCGGACAAATGCGCCTGGGTCGACGACCTCGGCGCCGACGCGACGATCGATTACAAGGCGGGGCCGGTGCTCCCGCAGCTCGCCGCCGCGCTCGAACGCCTCGGCAAGCCGGGCATCGACGTCTATTTCGACAATGTCGGCGGCGAACATCTCGATGCCGCCTTTGCCACCGCGAATGATTTCGCGCGCTTCGCGATCTGCGGCATGATCGACGTCTATAACGACGCGAAGCCGCAGGAGATGAAATATATCATCCGCTCGATCCCGGCGCGAATTCGCATGGAAGGCTTTATCTACACCGACCAGTTCATCGACTGCATGGAAGAATTCCACGCCGACATGGGCGGCCTGATCGCCAGCGGAGCCGTAACGATGCGCGAAACCGTGCACGACGGGTTGGCGGCGGCGCCCGATGCCTTCCTCGGCCTGTTCGCAGGCAGCAATATGGGAAAGATGCTGGTCAGGATCTGA
- a CDS encoding acyl-CoA dehydrogenase family protein: MANKGMDADIYEAFIEQLQRYVRERLIPAEDQLEELGRVPDDILAEMRDMGLFGVTMPEEYGGAGMNVSQYVGFIREIAYASPAYRSIISINIGMVCKSLVGFGTAQQKEHWLPRLAAGEIAAFGLTEPDSGSDSAAMKTRAVRDGNGYVLNGTKRYITNAPFADVILVMARTNAEALPKNAHVSAFMVPRDAPGVSIGKPDGKMGQAGSQIADVILEDVHVDGDALLGGEEGIGFRAAMQSLDNGRLSVAAASVGYAKRMLDAGLKYAMERKAFGEPIANFQLIQAMLADSKAEIYAAECMLADACARADRGEKILVEAAATKMFASEMCGRVADRVVQIHGGAGYLKEYLAERFYRDCRIYRIYEGTTQIQQLVIAKNMIRDFVG, translated from the coding sequence ATGGCCAATAAGGGAATGGACGCAGACATCTACGAAGCCTTCATCGAACAGCTGCAGCGCTATGTCCGCGAGCGGCTGATCCCCGCCGAGGATCAGCTCGAAGAGCTCGGCCGCGTTCCCGACGATATCCTTGCGGAAATGCGCGACATGGGCCTGTTCGGCGTCACGATGCCCGAGGAATATGGCGGCGCCGGCATGAACGTCAGCCAATATGTCGGCTTTATCCGCGAGATCGCCTACGCCTCTCCCGCCTATCGCTCGATCATCTCGATCAACATCGGCATGGTCTGCAAATCGCTCGTCGGGTTCGGCACCGCGCAGCAGAAGGAACATTGGCTGCCCAGGCTCGCGGCCGGAGAAATCGCGGCATTCGGCCTCACCGAACCCGATAGCGGATCGGACAGCGCCGCGATGAAGACCCGCGCCGTGCGCGATGGCAACGGTTATGTCCTTAACGGCACGAAACGCTACATCACAAACGCCCCCTTCGCCGACGTCATCCTCGTCATGGCGCGCACCAATGCCGAGGCACTACCCAAGAACGCGCATGTCAGCGCCTTCATGGTCCCACGTGACGCGCCCGGCGTGTCTATCGGCAAGCCCGACGGCAAGATGGGCCAGGCCGGGTCGCAAATCGCCGACGTCATCCTCGAGGATGTGCACGTCGATGGCGACGCGCTGCTCGGCGGCGAGGAAGGCATCGGGTTCCGCGCCGCGATGCAGAGCCTCGACAACGGGCGATTGTCGGTCGCCGCCGCCAGCGTCGGCTATGCGAAGCGCATGCTCGACGCCGGCCTGAAATATGCAATGGAGCGCAAGGCGTTCGGCGAGCCTATCGCCAATTTCCAGCTGATCCAGGCGATGCTCGCCGACAGCAAGGCCGAGATATATGCCGCCGAATGCATGCTCGCCGATGCCTGCGCGCGCGCCGATCGCGGCGAGAAAATCCTCGTCGAGGCGGCGGCGACCAAGATGTTTGCCAGCGAAATGTGCGGCCGCGTCGCCGACCGCGTCGTGCAGATCCACGGCGGCGCCGGCTATCTCAAGGAATATCTGGCCGAACGCTTCTATCGCGACTGCCGCATTTACCGCATTTATGAAGGGACGACGCAGATCCAGCAGCTAGTGATCGCGAAGAATATGATTCGTGATTTTGTGGGCTGA
- a CDS encoding DUF4349 domain-containing protein, with amino-acid sequence MRNKLLAGAMALVLVGCSEKAAEDAATPDTPTAEAVTEETSADAAAAPRIGIEAAPGVAFDYSYVFRLADDRISKVQEEHAAACETLGIQRCRIVDVRYQLTAEKLVEAQTQFKLDPAIARRFGATAIASVEKAEGVLADASVAGEDVGTEILASQQRSAGSEAEIARLEERLKSGGLDKRERAELLAQISQLRGEIGNERQSRRAGEARIAWTNVAFNYVSNGGLPGIGHENPFANAGETLMRSGSTALTFVLTLGAALLPWGVLAALFFAFWRSRFMVAVRRQLREKPGASDPAG; translated from the coding sequence ATGCGAAATAAGCTCTTAGCGGGCGCGATGGCGCTCGTCCTGGTCGGCTGCTCGGAAAAGGCGGCCGAAGATGCTGCGACACCCGATACCCCCACCGCCGAAGCCGTTACCGAAGAAACCTCCGCCGACGCCGCAGCCGCGCCCCGGATCGGCATCGAAGCCGCGCCCGGCGTCGCCTTCGACTATTCCTATGTCTTTCGCCTCGCTGACGACCGTATTTCCAAAGTTCAGGAGGAACATGCCGCCGCCTGCGAAACGCTCGGCATCCAGCGCTGCCGCATCGTCGACGTCCGCTACCAGCTGACCGCCGAAAAGCTCGTCGAGGCGCAGACCCAGTTCAAGCTCGACCCCGCCATCGCGCGCAGGTTCGGCGCCACTGCGATCGCCAGTGTCGAAAAGGCCGAGGGCGTGCTTGCCGACGCCAGCGTCGCAGGCGAGGATGTCGGGACCGAAATCCTCGCTTCGCAGCAACGCAGCGCCGGCTCCGAAGCCGAAATCGCGCGGCTCGAGGAGCGGCTAAAGTCGGGCGGGCTCGATAAGCGCGAGCGTGCCGAATTGCTGGCACAGATCAGCCAGCTCCGCGGTGAGATTGGCAACGAACGCCAAAGTCGCCGCGCCGGCGAAGCGCGCATCGCCTGGACCAACGTCGCGTTCAACTATGTCAGCAACGGCGGATTGCCGGGCATCGGGCATGAAAACCCCTTCGCCAACGCTGGCGAGACGCTGATGCGCAGCGGCAGCACTGCGTTGACCTTCGTCCTGACCCTCGGCGCAGCGTTGCTGCCATGGGGCGTCCTCGCGGCGCTTTTCTTCGCCTTCTGGCGCAGCCGCTTCATGGTCGCGGTTCGCCGGCAGCTCCGCGAGAAGCCCGGCGCAAGCGACCCCGCCGGCTGA
- a CDS encoding ATP-dependent helicase, translated as MNDTPASLPDLPPPSPSDPPYLQGLNGPQRQAVLTTEGPVLMLAGAGTGKTAALTARLAHIMATRRAWPSEILAVTFTNKAAREMRERIGRMVGDVVEGMPWLGTFHSIAAKMLRRHAELVGLQSNFTILDTDDQLRVLKQLIQAEGLDEKRWPARQLAGLIDKWKNRGLVPADLDAADKESYADGKGQHFYALYQARLKTLNACDFGDLLLHMLVILKTHRDVLAQYQDRFKYILVDEYQDTNASQYLWLRLLAQQRKNICCVGDDDQSIYSWRGAEVANILRFEKDFPGATVIRLEQNYRSTPQILAAASALIAQNSGRLGKTLWTDLEPGDKLRVVGVWDGPEEARRIGEELETLQRRRVSLDRAAILVRAQFQTREFEDRFIAIGMPYRIVGGFRFYERAEIRDALAYLRLVQSSADDLAFERIINTPKRGLGDKALARIHQFARHEGTPLLHAASRITETDELTPQARRQLVSFVAQMRGWQAKANELSHPELTQLILDESGYTAMLQADRSVEAAGRLENLSELVRAMEEYESLEAFLEHVSLVMDRDNNDTTETVTIMTIHAAKGLEFDHVFLAGWEDGVFPSQRSMDEGGTQSLEEERRLAYVAITRARERASIYHAANRRIYGQWVSSIPSRFIAEIPPEHVDSENSFGGGQSLWRANWSAQGDPFAHVAERQTARTMTRGPAWQRAVASSSTVTRAPAPSEKGPAASVGAKARADLAIGMRVFHEKFGYGGITDIDGNKLEVEFEQAGTKRVLDSFVKLA; from the coding sequence GTGAACGATACCCCTGCCTCCCTGCCCGACCTGCCCCCGCCCAGCCCCTCGGACCCGCCTTATCTGCAAGGGCTAAACGGCCCGCAGCGACAAGCCGTGCTCACCACCGAGGGCCCAGTGCTGATGCTTGCCGGCGCGGGAACGGGCAAGACCGCGGCGCTGACCGCGCGCCTCGCGCACATCATGGCGACGCGGCGCGCCTGGCCGTCCGAAATCCTTGCGGTGACCTTCACCAACAAGGCGGCGCGCGAGATGCGCGAGCGGATCGGACGGATGGTCGGCGACGTCGTCGAGGGCATGCCCTGGCTCGGCACCTTCCACAGCATCGCGGCCAAGATGCTGCGCCGCCACGCCGAGCTTGTCGGGCTGCAGAGCAATTTCACCATCCTCGACACCGACGACCAGCTCCGCGTCCTCAAGCAATTGATCCAGGCCGAGGGGCTCGACGAGAAGCGCTGGCCCGCGCGCCAGCTTGCCGGGCTCATCGACAAATGGAAGAACCGCGGGCTCGTTCCTGCCGATCTCGACGCCGCCGACAAGGAATCCTATGCCGACGGCAAGGGCCAGCATTTCTACGCGCTGTATCAGGCACGGCTGAAGACGCTTAACGCCTGCGATTTCGGCGACCTGCTGCTCCATATGCTGGTGATCCTGAAGACCCACCGCGACGTGCTCGCGCAATATCAGGACCGCTTCAAATATATCCTCGTCGACGAATATCAGGACACCAACGCCAGCCAATATCTCTGGCTTCGCCTGCTCGCGCAGCAACGGAAGAATATCTGCTGCGTCGGCGACGACGACCAGTCGATCTATTCGTGGCGCGGTGCCGAGGTCGCGAACATCCTGCGCTTCGAAAAGGATTTTCCCGGCGCGACCGTCATCCGCCTCGAACAGAATTATCGCTCGACGCCGCAGATTCTTGCCGCCGCGTCAGCGCTAATCGCGCAGAATTCGGGCCGCCTCGGCAAGACGCTGTGGACCGACCTCGAACCCGGCGACAAACTCCGCGTCGTCGGGGTGTGGGATGGCCCCGAGGAAGCACGGCGGATCGGCGAGGAGCTGGAGACGCTCCAGCGCCGACGTGTCTCGCTCGACCGCGCCGCGATCCTCGTGCGCGCGCAGTTCCAGACGCGCGAGTTCGAGGACCGCTTTATCGCAATAGGCATGCCGTACCGGATCGTCGGCGGGTTCCGCTTCTATGAGCGCGCTGAAATCCGCGACGCCCTCGCCTATCTTCGCCTCGTCCAGTCGAGCGCCGACGATCTCGCGTTCGAGCGGATCATCAACACGCCGAAGCGCGGGCTCGGCGACAAGGCGCTCGCACGCATCCACCAGTTCGCGCGCCACGAGGGCACGCCGCTCCTTCATGCCGCTTCGCGCATCACCGAAACCGACGAGCTGACGCCGCAGGCACGCCGCCAGCTCGTGAGTTTCGTCGCGCAGATGCGGGGTTGGCAGGCAAAGGCAAACGAGCTGTCGCATCCCGAGCTCACCCAGCTGATCCTCGACGAATCGGGTTACACCGCGATGCTTCAGGCCGACCGCAGCGTCGAGGCCGCAGGCCGGCTTGAGAACCTCTCCGAACTCGTCCGCGCGATGGAGGAATATGAATCGCTCGAGGCGTTCCTCGAACATGTCAGCCTCGTCATGGACCGCGACAACAACGACACCACCGAAACCGTGACGATCATGACGATACACGCCGCCAAGGGGCTTGAGTTCGACCATGTCTTCCTTGCCGGATGGGAGGATGGCGTCTTCCCGTCGCAACGCTCGATGGACGAAGGTGGCACGCAAAGCCTCGAAGAGGAGCGCCGCCTCGCCTATGTCGCGATCACGCGGGCGCGCGAGCGCGCGAGCATTTATCACGCCGCCAACCGGCGCATCTATGGCCAGTGGGTGAGCAGCATCCCCAGCCGCTTCATCGCCGAAATCCCGCCCGAACATGTCGACAGCGAAAACAGCTTCGGCGGCGGGCAAAGCCTGTGGCGTGCGAACTGGTCGGCGCAGGGCGATCCCTTCGCGCATGTCGCAGAACGACAGACGGCGCGGACGATGACGCGCGGTCCGGCGTGGCAGCGCGCGGTCGCCTCATCATCGACCGTCACGCGCGCGCCTGCGCCCAGCGAAAAGGGGCCCGCCGCATCGGTAGGCGCCAAGGCACGCGCTGACCTCGCGATCGGAATGCGCGTATTTCACGAGAAGTTCGGCTATGGCGGCATCACCGACATCGACGGCAACAAGCTGGAAGTCGAGTTCGAACAAGCGGGCACCAAGAGGGTATTGGACAGCTTCGTCAAGCTCGCCTGA